Within Streptomyces sp. NBC_00704, the genomic segment CGGGTTCTTCAAGGACTGGCTCTACGGCGAGAAGACGCCGGCGATGCCCGGGCACCCGGACTGGAAGCCCGCCGCGCCGGTCGCCAGGGCCGAACCCAAGGCGGAGCCGAAGGGCGCCTCCCACACCGGACCGAGGACCGCCCCGAGGCTGCGGCCGGCGCCCCGGACCCGGTCCTGACAACGGCCGTCCGCCCCGCGGGCGTCGGAATAAGACGATGACGAGACGGGCCGTACCGTGCGACCATCGTGCGGTCGGCGCGGCGCACGTGGTGTACGGGAATCTCCCGGGACACCCGTGCGTTATGAGTCATGAAGGCCGCGGAACCGGCATTCCCAACGACGTAAGGACCCAATGACCTCCTCTTCTTCCCCTTCCCAGGACACCAAGCGCATTGCGCACGCCTATCCCGAAGGTCTCAAGGCCGATGCCCTGATGGAAGAGGACGTCGCCTGGAGCCTCGAGATCGACGGAGACCGGGACGGCGAGCAGTTCGACCGCTCCGAGCGCGCGGCCCTGCGCCGCGTGGCAGGCCTCTCCACCGAGCTCGAGGACGTCACCGAGGTCGAGTACCGGCAGCTCCGCCTGGAGCGAGTCGTGCTCGTCGGCGTCTGGACCACGGGAACCCCCCAGGACGCGGACAACTCCCTCGCGGAGCTGGCCGCCCTCGCGGAGACGGCGGGCGCGCTCGTGCTCGACGGCGTCATCCAGCGCCGCGACAAGCCCGACGCGGCCACCTACATCGGCTCCGGCAAGGCGAACGAGCTCCGGGACATCGTCCTGGAGACCGGCGCCGACACCGTGATCTGCGACGGTGAGCTCAGTCCCGGCCAGCTCATCCACCTCGAGGACGTCGTCAAGGTCAAGGTCATCGACCGTACGGCCCTGATCCTGGACATCTTCGCCCAGCACGCCAAGTCCCGTGAGGGCAAGGCGCAGGTCGCGCTCGCGCAGATGCAGTACATGCTGCCGAGGCTGCGCGGCTGGGGTCAGTCGCTGTCCCGCCAGATGGGCGGCGGCAAGGGCGGCGGTCTCGCCACCCGAGGCCCCGGTGAGACCAAGATCGAGACGGACCGGCGACGGATCCGCGAGAAGATGGCGAAGATGCGCCGGGAGATCGCGGAGATGAAGACCGGCCGCGAGATCAAGCGGCAGGAGCGCAAGCGCCACAAGGTGCCGTCCGTCGCCATCGCGGGCTACACCAACGCCGGCAAGTCGTCCCTGCTCAACCGTCTCACCGGCGCGGGCGTTCTGGTCGAGAACGCGCTGTTCGCGACCCTGGACCCGACCGTGCGCCGGGCGGAGACCCCGAGCGGCCGTCTGTACACGCTGGCCGACACCGTCGGTTTCGTCCGGCACCTGCCGCACCACCTGGTCGAGGCGTTCCGCTCCACCATGGAGGAGGTCGGCGAGTCCGACCTGATCCTCCACGTGGTGGACGGCTCGCACCCGAACCCGGAGGAGCAGCTGGCCGCCGTGCGCGAGGTCGTCCGGGACGTCGGCGCCACGGGCGTGCCCGAGATCGTCGTGATCAACAAGGCGGACGCCGCCGACCCGCTGACGCTCCAGCGGCTCATGCGGATCGAGAAGCGCTCCATCGCGGTCTCGGCCCGCACCGGCCAGGGCATCGACGAACTGCTCGCGCTGATCGACAACGAGCTGCCGCGGCCGTCGGTCGAGATCGAGGCGCTCGTGCCCTACACCCACGGCGGTCTGGTCGCCCGTGCCCACACCGAGGGCGAGGTGATCTCCGAGGAGCACACCGCGGAGGGCACCCTGCTGAAGGTGCGGGTGCACGAGGAACTCGCGGCGGACCTCGCACCGTACGTTCCGGCGCCGGCCGCCTGACGGCCGCGACCGGCCCGCAGCGCCGTACGACGAAGGCCTGTCCTCCCGCTCATTGCGCGGGAGGACAGGCCTTCGTCCTGTCGGCTAGCGGCGACCGGCGAACTTGTCGCTCACCGAGTCATAGACGCCCTTGGCGACGTCGCCGAGCCGCGGCCCGGCGAGCCACCCCGACCGCACCGGGCCGATCGAGGTGTTGGACACCAGGGCCGGCTTGCCGTCCGAGCCGGCCGCGACCCAGCCGCCGCCCGACGAACCGCCGGTCATCGTGCAGCCGAT encodes:
- the hflX gene encoding GTPase HflX is translated as MTSSSSPSQDTKRIAHAYPEGLKADALMEEDVAWSLEIDGDRDGEQFDRSERAALRRVAGLSTELEDVTEVEYRQLRLERVVLVGVWTTGTPQDADNSLAELAALAETAGALVLDGVIQRRDKPDAATYIGSGKANELRDIVLETGADTVICDGELSPGQLIHLEDVVKVKVIDRTALILDIFAQHAKSREGKAQVALAQMQYMLPRLRGWGQSLSRQMGGGKGGGLATRGPGETKIETDRRRIREKMAKMRREIAEMKTGREIKRQERKRHKVPSVAIAGYTNAGKSSLLNRLTGAGVLVENALFATLDPTVRRAETPSGRLYTLADTVGFVRHLPHHLVEAFRSTMEEVGESDLILHVVDGSHPNPEEQLAAVREVVRDVGATGVPEIVVINKADAADPLTLQRLMRIEKRSIAVSARTGQGIDELLALIDNELPRPSVEIEALVPYTHGGLVARAHTEGEVISEEHTAEGTLLKVRVHEELAADLAPYVPAPAA